Proteins from one Streptosporangium becharense genomic window:
- a CDS encoding AmiS/UreI family transporter, which translates to MGSVGLLYVGAVLFINGLMLLGKVEARSAGIFNLFVGALQVIVPTVLIITSGGRTEAVLGASGIYLFGFTYLYVGIGLLGGFDTTGVGYFSLFVAVMALGYAFVNFQLLNDRPFGVIWLYWSFLWFLFFLLLGLKHDHLTTYTGWVTAIQGWVTAALPSFLLLSGYWQNWNQNLIATVLAVFGVVVFGVLWALTGKRGTAATRAGRAGGETLAAH; encoded by the coding sequence ATGGGGTCAGTCGGACTTCTTTACGTCGGCGCGGTGCTCTTCATCAACGGACTGATGCTGCTGGGTAAGGTCGAAGCGCGCTCGGCGGGCATCTTCAACCTCTTCGTCGGAGCGCTGCAGGTGATCGTACCCACGGTCCTGATCATCACCTCCGGGGGGAGGACGGAGGCGGTCCTCGGCGCGTCCGGGATCTACCTCTTCGGCTTCACCTACCTGTACGTGGGGATCGGCCTGCTCGGCGGGTTCGACACCACCGGGGTCGGTTACTTCTCACTGTTCGTCGCGGTCATGGCGCTGGGCTACGCGTTCGTGAACTTCCAGCTTCTGAACGACAGGCCGTTCGGCGTCATCTGGCTCTACTGGTCCTTCCTGTGGTTCCTCTTCTTCCTGCTGCTGGGGCTGAAACACGACCACCTCACCACCTACACCGGGTGGGTGACGGCGATCCAGGGGTGGGTCACCGCGGCCCTCCCGTCGTTCCTGCTCCTCAGCGGCTACTGGCAGAACTGGAACCAGAACCTCATCGCGACCGTCCTCGCCGTGTTCGGCGTGGTGGTGTTCGGCGTCCTGTGGGCGCTGACCGGGAAACGGGGGACGGCCGCCACCCGCGCCGGCCGCGCCGGAGGAGAGACCCTCGCCGCCCACTAG
- a CDS encoding FmdB family zinc ribbon protein, with amino-acid sequence MAVYEYLCPRCGRFDVRLPIGTAPAARDCPGCASDAPRVFSPPNLPRMRPALSAALGREERSREAPEVVSDIPRQRRRRRPPHPALAHLPKP; translated from the coding sequence ATGGCCGTCTACGAATATCTCTGCCCACGGTGCGGGCGGTTCGATGTCCGGTTGCCGATCGGAACCGCGCCCGCCGCCCGTGACTGCCCCGGCTGTGCGTCCGACGCCCCGCGCGTCTTCTCGCCGCCGAACCTGCCCCGGATGCGTCCGGCGCTGTCGGCCGCCCTCGGCAGGGAGGAGCGGAGCCGCGAGGCACCGGAGGTGGTCTCCGACATCCCGCGGCAACGCCGCCGCCGGCGACCGCCGCACCCGGCCCTGGCTCACCTGCCCAAACCATGA
- a CDS encoding MFS transporter codes for MPQTSADTAGPPVRTPRRYGPNHRWVVLSVGVAAQASFSAMFSGIPVTGITMRADYHLSTGELGLVLGCLGLGVAVSDIVWGLLTDRFGDRRILLTGLTATGALLVAMAVAVTPGDRAGMPLLAACMLAAGALGGSVNASSGRAIMTWFTDGQRGFAMSVRQTAIPAGGAVGVALLPGLAAAYGFRVVYAVPAAFCLLAAAAAWRWLHEPDRVPAPAADRPEADRSEAARSPLLRWDVWRLALASGLLTVPQIAVLSFTAIFLHDAKGADVALASLTVLIAQLGGGAARIWTGRRSDRRGDRRAHIRGIGALTALVMAGAAVLTHAPTPLTVAALALGGLLANAWHGVAYTEIAAMSGPSRAGTALGLEGTTIFTAAFLTPLLIPAVLTFASWETVWALAAVAPLLAVPLTPGGPRSRLR; via the coding sequence ATGCCCCAAACCTCTGCGGACACGGCGGGTCCGCCTGTCCGCACCCCGCGGCGGTACGGCCCCAACCACCGATGGGTCGTCCTGTCCGTGGGCGTGGCCGCACAGGCGAGCTTCTCGGCGATGTTCTCCGGCATCCCGGTCACCGGGATCACCATGCGCGCCGACTACCACCTGTCCACCGGCGAGCTCGGCCTGGTCCTGGGCTGCCTGGGACTCGGCGTGGCGGTGTCCGACATCGTGTGGGGACTGTTGACCGACCGGTTCGGAGACCGGCGGATCCTGCTCACCGGGTTGACCGCCACCGGTGCGCTGCTGGTGGCCATGGCCGTCGCCGTCACCCCCGGTGACCGGGCCGGGATGCCCCTGCTGGCGGCGTGCATGCTGGCCGCCGGAGCGCTGGGCGGCAGCGTCAACGCCTCCTCCGGCCGTGCGATCATGACCTGGTTCACCGACGGACAGCGCGGATTCGCGATGAGCGTCCGCCAGACCGCGATCCCGGCGGGCGGCGCCGTCGGGGTCGCCCTGCTGCCCGGCCTGGCCGCGGCGTACGGCTTCCGTGTGGTCTACGCGGTGCCGGCCGCGTTCTGCCTGCTCGCCGCCGCGGCGGCCTGGCGCTGGCTGCACGAACCGGACCGGGTGCCCGCCCCCGCGGCGGACCGGCCCGAGGCGGACCGTTCCGAGGCGGCGCGTTCCCCCCTTCTCCGCTGGGACGTCTGGCGGCTGGCCCTGGCCAGCGGCCTGCTCACCGTCCCGCAGATCGCCGTGCTGTCCTTCACCGCCATCTTCCTCCACGACGCCAAGGGTGCCGACGTGGCCCTGGCCAGCCTGACCGTCTTGATCGCCCAGCTCGGGGGTGGCGCGGCCCGTATCTGGACCGGCAGGCGCAGCGACCGGCGCGGCGACCGCCGTGCCCACATCCGCGGCATCGGCGCGCTCACGGCACTGGTCATGGCCGGTGCGGCCGTCCTCACCCACGCACCCACCCCGCTGACCGTCGCCGCCCTGGCGCTCGGCGGTCTGCTGGCCAACGCCTGGCACGGCGTCGCCTACACCGAGATCGCCGCCATGTCCGGTCCGTCCCGGGCCGGGACCGCCCTCGGTCTCGAAGGCACCACGATCTTCACCGCGGCGTTCCTCACTCCGCTCCTCATCCCCGCCGTGCTCACCTTCGCCTCCTGGGAGACGGTCTGGGCACTCGCGGCCGTGGCGCCGCTGCTCGCCGTCCCCCTCACACCCGGCGGCCCGCGCTCTCGGCTCCGGTAG
- a CDS encoding SelB domain-containing protein gives MHVVATAGHVDHGKSTLVRALTGMEPDRLAEERRRGLTIELGYAWTTLPSGERLAFVDVPGHERFLGTTLAGVGPAPAVMFVVAADEGWMPQSEEHLVALETLGVRHALLVVTRADLADPAPVMARARSRLAAGRLGGAEALAVSGRTGLGMDELRRALDRLVAALPVPDPGAPVRLWIDRAFSVRGSGTVVTGTLPEGTVAVGDELDLAGSPARVRALECLKEPVTSVSGVARVAVNLRCRDPAGRGLALVSPGMWTYTDLVDARLRPAGPEVAPWERPRHPIPGKSGRTGPVGRPDATDADDGDGTGGMDALPSRLTAHLGSAAVTCTVRPLGGRLVRLRLAAALPLHVGDVLLLRDPGRARGEVRVLAAASVLDVRPPELVRRGAARERAALLAGAGPDATSLLRAHRLLRAAALLAMGAPAAVEPVCGDWHADPAYWSRLGKRLDETVRRYAATHPLEPGMPVEAVRHALGLPERRLVLALVRPPLTLDAGRIVSGPAGLPAPVARAVERLRAELSSRPFLAPEAGRLAELGLGARELAAAVRAGALLRVAEGVVLQPGADVRAAALLARLPQPFTVSEAGKALGTSRRVAVPLLELLDRRGLTQRVDEIHRRCRPDTGDRGGG, from the coding sequence ATGCACGTCGTCGCCACGGCGGGCCACGTCGACCACGGAAAGTCCACCCTGGTGCGCGCGCTCACCGGGATGGAGCCCGACCGGCTGGCCGAGGAGCGGCGGCGGGGGCTGACCATCGAACTCGGCTACGCCTGGACGACCCTGCCCTCGGGGGAGCGGCTGGCCTTCGTCGACGTCCCCGGGCACGAACGCTTCCTCGGCACGACGCTGGCCGGGGTCGGCCCGGCGCCCGCCGTCATGTTCGTGGTCGCGGCCGACGAGGGCTGGATGCCGCAGTCGGAGGAGCACCTGGTGGCGCTGGAGACCCTCGGCGTGCGGCACGCGCTGCTCGTGGTGACCCGCGCCGACCTCGCCGACCCCGCCCCGGTCATGGCGCGGGCCCGTTCCCGTCTGGCGGCGGGCCGCCTGGGCGGGGCCGAGGCGCTGGCGGTGAGCGGACGCACCGGCCTGGGCATGGACGAGTTGCGGCGGGCCCTCGACCGTCTGGTGGCCGCACTGCCCGTACCTGACCCCGGTGCGCCGGTGCGGCTCTGGATCGACCGTGCCTTCAGTGTTCGCGGCAGCGGCACGGTCGTCACCGGGACACTCCCCGAGGGCACCGTCGCCGTCGGTGACGAACTGGATCTCGCCGGTTCCCCGGCGCGGGTCCGGGCACTGGAGTGCCTGAAGGAGCCGGTGACCTCGGTGTCCGGTGTGGCCCGGGTCGCGGTCAACCTGCGGTGCCGGGATCCCGCCGGACGCGGCCTGGCCCTGGTCTCGCCGGGCATGTGGACGTACACCGACCTGGTCGACGCGCGGCTGCGGCCGGCCGGGCCCGAGGTCGCCCCGTGGGAGCGTCCCCGGCACCCGATTCCGGGGAAGTCCGGGCGGACGGGACCGGTGGGGCGGCCGGACGCGACGGACGCGGACGACGGGGACGGCACGGGCGGGATGGACGCTCTGCCGTCCCGGTTGACCGCGCACCTGGGGTCGGCGGCGGTGACGTGCACGGTCCGGCCGCTCGGCGGCCGGCTGGTCCGGTTGCGCCTGGCCGCCGCGTTGCCGCTGCACGTGGGCGACGTCCTGTTGCTGCGCGACCCCGGCCGTGCCCGCGGCGAGGTGCGGGTGCTCGCCGCGGCGAGCGTTCTCGACGTGCGTCCGCCCGAGCTGGTACGCCGGGGTGCGGCACGGGAACGGGCCGCCCTGCTGGCGGGGGCCGGGCCGGACGCGACGTCCCTGCTGCGCGCGCACCGGCTGCTGCGCGCCGCCGCCCTGCTGGCCATGGGCGCTCCTGCGGCTGTCGAACCCGTGTGCGGTGACTGGCACGCCGACCCGGCGTACTGGTCGCGGCTGGGGAAGCGGCTCGACGAGACGGTGCGGCGGTACGCCGCGACGCACCCCCTGGAGCCCGGCATGCCGGTGGAGGCGGTCCGTCACGCCCTCGGCCTGCCCGAACGGCGGCTGGTCCTCGCGCTGGTCCGGCCCCCGCTCACGCTGGACGCCGGACGGATCGTGAGCGGGCCCGCGGGCCTGCCCGCCCCGGTCGCGCGTGCCGTCGAGCGGCTCCGCGCCGAGCTGTCCTCGCGTCCCTTCCTGGCCCCGGAGGCGGGTCGCCTGGCCGAGCTGGGGCTGGGCGCCCGCGAGCTGGCGGCGGCCGTGCGGGCGGGAGCCCTGCTCCGGGTGGCCGAGGGGGTCGTCCTGCAGCCCGGTGCCGACGTCCGTGCGGCGGCGCTGCTGGCCCGGCTGCCGCAGCCGTTCACGGTCAGCGAGGCCGGAAAGGCGCTCGGCACCAGCCGCAGGGTCGCCGTTCCGCTGCTGGAGCTCCTCGACCGCAGGGGGCTCACCCAGCGGGTCGACGAGATCCATCGCCGCTGCCGGCCGGACACCGGTGACCGCGGGGGAGGATGA
- a CDS encoding MSMEG_6728 family protein: MQTFLPYPDFAGTARVLDPRRLGKQRVETLQVLRALTVPGYGWRHHPAVRMWAGYEEALVRYGLEVCGQWCSTGRADTCAGTLARELAERCGISVPRSQPQLETAAELPPWLGDDDLHRSHRSALLRKDPGFYGPLFGDEPADLPYVWPVSGRPPSCPPAG, encoded by the coding sequence GTGCAGACTTTCCTGCCCTACCCGGATTTCGCCGGCACGGCGCGGGTGCTCGACCCGCGCAGGCTCGGCAAGCAGCGAGTCGAGACGCTCCAGGTGCTGCGGGCGCTGACCGTGCCCGGGTACGGCTGGCGTCATCACCCGGCCGTGCGGATGTGGGCCGGCTACGAGGAGGCGCTGGTCCGCTACGGCCTGGAGGTGTGCGGGCAGTGGTGCTCCACGGGCCGGGCCGACACCTGCGCGGGCACGCTGGCCCGGGAACTGGCGGAACGCTGCGGCATCTCCGTCCCCCGCTCCCAGCCGCAACTGGAGACCGCCGCAGAGCTGCCGCCCTGGCTCGGCGACGACGACCTGCACCGCAGCCACCGCTCGGCCCTGCTGCGCAAGGACCCCGGTTTCTACGGCCCCCTGTTCGGCGACGAGCCGGCCGACCTCCCCTATGTCTGGCCCGTCTCCGGCCGTCCCCCGTCCTGCCCGCCCGCCGGCTGA
- the selA gene encoding L-seryl-tRNA(Sec) selenium transferase has protein sequence MDPRRRVPRTDTVLSDPRLVAAAGRLGRSVVKDAVAYAQRRARQGALAPEEVADAAVAALPAHPGGLRAVINMTGVIVHTNLGRAPLSPAAVAATAVAAGYADVEFDLAAGVRARRGRGTMDALARAVPAAEDVHVVNNNAAALVLVATALAAGREIVISRGELVEIGDGFRIPDLLVSTGARLREVGTTNRTSYADYRAAVGPDTGLVLKVHPSNFRIEGFTGAAGITELSGLGVPVVADIGSGLLAREPLLPDEPDAATALAAGADLVTASCDKLLGGPQAGLLLGRRDLVERCRRHPLARALRVDKLTLAALEATLRGPAAPVRLALHADPAVLRERAAALAAGLAEAGVDACAVPSEAAVGGGGAPGVTLPSAAVSLPERFAVPLRTGDPPVVGRVEGRRLLLDLRALPADRDGDVMRAILEAEGSMPAGSTTGGSTGGSTTGGSMPAGSATGGSAARGATSDGPGEDG, from the coding sequence GTGGACCCGCGAAGGCGTGTGCCCCGCACCGACACCGTGCTCTCCGACCCGCGGCTGGTCGCGGCGGCGGGACGGCTGGGGCGTTCCGTCGTCAAGGACGCCGTGGCGTACGCCCAGCGCCGTGCCCGTCAGGGTGCCCTCGCCCCCGAGGAGGTCGCCGACGCGGCCGTGGCCGCGCTTCCGGCTCATCCCGGCGGCCTGCGAGCTGTGATCAACATGACCGGGGTGATCGTCCACACCAACCTCGGCCGGGCGCCGCTGTCGCCGGCGGCCGTCGCCGCGACGGCCGTCGCCGCGGGGTACGCGGACGTGGAGTTCGACCTGGCCGCCGGCGTCCGAGCCCGCCGTGGGCGGGGCACGATGGACGCCCTCGCACGGGCGGTGCCCGCCGCCGAAGACGTGCACGTGGTCAACAACAACGCCGCGGCACTCGTGCTGGTGGCGACCGCGCTCGCCGCCGGGCGGGAGATCGTGATCAGCAGGGGCGAGCTGGTGGAGATAGGGGACGGGTTCCGCATTCCCGACCTGCTCGTCTCCACCGGCGCGCGGTTGCGTGAGGTGGGAACCACCAACCGCACCTCGTACGCCGACTACCGGGCGGCCGTGGGCCCGGACACAGGGCTCGTGCTCAAGGTGCACCCGTCGAACTTCCGGATCGAGGGCTTCACCGGAGCGGCCGGTATCACCGAGCTGAGCGGGCTCGGCGTGCCCGTCGTGGCCGACATCGGCTCGGGCCTGCTCGCCAGGGAGCCGCTGCTTCCCGACGAGCCCGACGCGGCGACCGCGCTGGCGGCCGGGGCCGACCTGGTCACAGCCAGCTGCGACAAGCTGCTCGGCGGGCCGCAGGCGGGTCTGCTGCTCGGCCGCCGGGACCTGGTTGAGCGGTGCAGGCGACATCCGCTCGCCCGCGCGCTCCGGGTGGACAAACTGACGCTGGCCGCGTTGGAGGCCACCCTGCGGGGGCCGGCCGCTCCCGTCCGGCTGGCGTTGCACGCCGATCCCGCGGTGCTGCGCGAGCGTGCCGCGGCGCTCGCCGCCGGGCTGGCCGAGGCCGGTGTCGACGCGTGTGCCGTGCCGAGCGAAGCCGCCGTGGGCGGTGGGGGAGCACCCGGGGTGACGCTGCCGAGCGCGGCGGTCAGCCTGCCGGAGCGGTTCGCGGTTCCACTGCGGACCGGTGATCCTCCCGTCGTGGGACGGGTGGAGGGCCGTCGCCTCCTGCTCGACCTGCGTGCCCTGCCCGCCGACCGGGACGGTGACGTGATGCGGGCGATCCTTGAGGCGGAGGGTTCCATGCCGGCTGGTTCTACGACGGGTGGTTCCACCGGTGGTTCTACGACGGGTGGTTCCATGCCGGCTGGTTCCGCGACGGGCGGCTCCGCGGCACGTGGCGCCACGTCGGACGGCCCCGGGGAGGACGGCTGA